A portion of the Campylobacter concisus ATCC 51562 genome contains these proteins:
- the pseB gene encoding UDP-N-acetylglucosamine 4,6-dehydratase (inverting), whose translation MFNDKSILITGGTGSFGKKYTEILLKKYNPRRLVIYSRDELKQYEMAQVFKDKAMRFFIGDVRDYKRLRTAMNGIDYVIHAAAMKHVPIAEYNPMECIKTNIDGAQNVIDASLECGVSKVIALSTDKACNPVNLYGATKLASDKLFVAANNIVGDKKTRFSVVRYGNVVGSRGSVVPLFKKLIAQGEKELPITHEKMTRFWITLEQGVNFVLKNFERMKGGEIFIPKIPSMTMVDLAKALAPDLGVKIIGIRPGEKMHEMMISRDDAHLTYEFDDYYVISPSIQFLTAQDFSTNALHQKGKPVSEDFEYSSNTNKIWLDRAGLLEMIGDAK comes from the coding sequence ATGTTTAATGATAAATCAATACTAATCACCGGCGGAACAGGAAGTTTTGGTAAAAAGTACACCGAAATTTTGTTAAAAAAATACAATCCAAGAAGGCTAGTTATCTACTCACGCGACGAGTTAAAGCAATACGAAATGGCTCAAGTCTTTAAAGATAAAGCGATGCGTTTTTTCATCGGCGACGTGAGGGACTATAAGCGCTTAAGAACCGCGATGAATGGCATAGACTATGTCATCCACGCAGCTGCGATGAAACATGTACCAATCGCAGAATATAACCCAATGGAGTGCATCAAAACAAACATTGACGGCGCTCAAAACGTCATCGACGCCTCTTTGGAGTGTGGCGTTAGCAAGGTAATCGCTCTCTCAACTGATAAGGCGTGCAACCCTGTAAATTTATATGGGGCTACAAAGCTAGCAAGTGACAAACTCTTTGTCGCTGCAAATAACATTGTTGGAGACAAAAAAACAAGATTTAGCGTCGTAAGATATGGAAATGTCGTTGGTTCACGTGGCTCAGTAGTGCCGCTCTTTAAAAAGCTGATCGCACAAGGAGAAAAAGAGCTTCCTATCACGCATGAGAAAATGACCAGGTTTTGGATCACACTTGAGCAAGGGGTAAATTTCGTCCTTAAAAACTTTGAGAGGATGAAAGGTGGCGAAATTTTCATACCAAAGATCCCGTCAATGACGATGGTTGATCTCGCAAAAGCCCTTGCACCAGACCTTGGCGTCAAGATCATAGGCATTCGTCCAGGTGAAAAGATGCATGAGATGATGATCTCAAGAGATGATGCGCATCTTACGTATGAATTTGATGATTACTACGTTATTAGTCCGTCTATTCAGTTTTTAACAGCACAGGACTTCTCGACAAATGCCCTTCATCAAAAGGGCAAACCAGTGAGCGAGGACTTTGAATATAGCTCAAATACAAATAAAATTTGGCTCGATAGAGCAGGCCTTCTTGAGATGATAGGAGATGCTAAATGA
- the pseG gene encoding UDP-2,4-diacetamido-2,4,6-trideoxy-beta-L-altropyranose hydrolase, with protein sequence MKEFKELPLLKTLVRADSSSKIGHGHIRRDLLLAKKFNDISFASLRLDGDIFDEINYPKFTLRSGEIDELCELIKDNKFELLIIDHYGFSFEDERAIKEKTGIKILSFDDTYEKHFADYILNVNLYAQKARYERLVEKSCEVFCGSEFLLVRDEFYEEAQVKREKIYDYAIILGGTDISGLGAKISEKLLLKKLKTAVITTSGNKNLSALKEISSKNENFSLFVDSKSVARLMNEAKILIITASSLVNEAYILGAKFKAICVADNQKEIFAWLKENGYEAYWGDEICLSL encoded by the coding sequence TTGAAAGAATTTAAAGAGCTCCCCCTGCTAAAAACGCTCGTGCGCGCTGATAGTAGCAGTAAGATAGGGCATGGGCACATTAGGCGAGACCTTTTGCTTGCTAAAAAATTTAACGACATCTCATTTGCGTCTTTGAGGCTAGATGGTGACATTTTTGATGAGATAAACTACCCCAAATTTACTCTAAGAAGTGGCGAGATAGATGAGCTTTGCGAACTTATAAAAGATAATAAATTTGAGCTTCTTATCATCGACCACTACGGCTTTAGCTTTGAAGACGAAAGAGCTATAAAAGAAAAAACTGGCATTAAAATTTTATCATTTGACGACACTTACGAAAAACATTTTGCAGACTATATTTTAAATGTAAATTTATATGCACAAAAGGCAAGATACGAGAGGCTTGTAGAAAAAAGCTGTGAGGTGTTTTGTGGAAGCGAGTTTTTGCTAGTTAGAGATGAGTTTTATGAAGAAGCGCAGGTAAAAAGGGAGAAAATTTACGACTACGCTATCATTCTTGGAGGCACTGATATCTCAGGCCTCGGAGCTAAAATTTCAGAAAAACTGCTCCTTAAAAAGCTAAAAACAGCCGTCATCACAACTAGCGGAAATAAAAACTTAAGCGCACTAAAAGAGATATCTAGTAAAAACGAAAATTTTAGCCTTTTTGTAGATAGTAAAAGCGTAGCAAGGCTGATGAACGAAGCTAAAATACTTATCATAACAGCAAGCTCGCTTGTAAATGAGGCTTATATTTTGGGAGCTAAATTTAAAGCCATTTGCGTAGCGGATAATCAAAAAGAGATCTTTGCTTGGCTAAAAGAAAATGGATATGAGGCTTACTGGGGAGATGAAATTTGCTTGAGCTTATAA
- a CDS encoding motility associated factor glycosyltransferase family protein, producing MNNKNDKASNKKAKPSKDNVSNIQNPIFQKNLQALFQQDEILAARLWSIAGNEDYEIFIGKDPIDINLINKHTFKYIYENPGADILKLLEDIESDYKRYPILFFYGLGNGVLYKALAKNETHQKIVVIEPEIEIIYLVLNVIDLSNELESGQIILFYSKFATYTHFYYLVTEAKLNSYAKTYDNLMIHMPFYDQFEEDYIRINKEITRAFSQIVVAHGNSIDDLLLGTRQNCENLVPMISNYCYTSLVKKRYGLMDTAIIVSTGPSLDKQLNTLKKFAPYVSIISVDASYPILARHGIKPDYVMSIERIEPTSSFFEKKHPNIDDNIHFIVASVTHKQTIKNILPRKLVLTMRPQQEEYMFGLKRYGYLGVGHSCANMAYQLAYVLGHKNIVFIGQDLAFGKDGASHAKGHAFAQADENLYVKAYGGEGEVKTTYVWTLFKNQFENDIAQSSLENIKSYNCTEGGARIEGTIERPFLEVMYELCKDKEIKKLPNIKKDSEMTVNKNLLKAYKVILAKIKAQSEVKQQIEKVFLEVVPSIDKLLELNKENKIEKKHFNELLKITKKIDKLKDVIAKRNYQKYVDNILQISVYYQELELAKISVAPSDTTIQKTNKLLMWVNMHKYWMFSAAGGLNADIEVTKKASKALVAELKKRKLITKNEIGKAKENFILSI from the coding sequence ATGAACAATAAAAATGATAAGGCATCTAATAAAAAGGCAAAACCATCTAAAGATAATGTATCAAATATCCAAAATCCTATCTTTCAAAAAAATCTTCAAGCACTATTTCAACAAGATGAAATTCTAGCAGCTAGACTTTGGTCTATTGCTGGCAATGAAGACTATGAAATTTTTATAGGAAAAGATCCAATTGATATAAATTTAATAAACAAGCATACTTTTAAATATATCTATGAAAATCCTGGAGCAGACATTTTAAAGCTGCTTGAAGATATAGAAAGTGACTATAAACGTTATCCGATACTATTTTTTTATGGACTAGGTAATGGTGTACTCTATAAAGCACTAGCAAAAAATGAAACACACCAAAAAATCGTAGTCATAGAGCCAGAGATCGAGATCATATATCTTGTTTTAAATGTTATTGATCTATCAAACGAACTAGAAAGTGGACAGATAATACTTTTTTATTCAAAATTTGCCACCTATACACATTTTTATTATCTGGTTACAGAAGCGAAACTAAACTCATATGCAAAAACCTATGATAATCTTATGATTCATATGCCTTTTTATGATCAATTTGAAGAGGACTACATAAGAATAAATAAAGAGATTACAAGAGCATTTTCTCAAATAGTAGTTGCTCACGGCAATAGCATAGACGATCTTTTATTAGGTACAAGACAAAATTGTGAAAATTTAGTTCCTATGATTAGCAATTATTGCTACACGAGCCTTGTTAAAAAAAGATATGGTCTTATGGATACAGCTATAATTGTATCAACTGGTCCAAGCCTAGATAAACAGCTTAATACACTTAAAAAATTTGCTCCATATGTTAGCATTATAAGCGTTGATGCATCTTATCCAATACTTGCAAGACATGGTATAAAGCCTGATTATGTAATGTCGATTGAAAGAATAGAACCAACTTCTAGTTTTTTTGAAAAAAAGCATCCGAATATTGATGACAATATACACTTTATTGTTGCCTCAGTTACACACAAGCAAACTATTAAAAATATCTTGCCAAGAAAACTAGTACTAACTATGAGACCTCAACAAGAGGAGTATATGTTTGGTCTAAAAAGATATGGATACTTGGGTGTGGGACATAGTTGTGCAAACATGGCCTATCAGCTAGCCTATGTCTTAGGACATAAAAATATCGTTTTTATAGGACAGGATCTAGCATTTGGTAAAGATGGGGCGAGCCATGCAAAAGGTCACGCTTTTGCGCAAGCGGATGAAAATTTATATGTTAAAGCTTATGGCGGAGAGGGAGAGGTTAAAACAACGTATGTTTGGACTCTATTTAAAAATCAGTTTGAAAATGACATCGCCCAATCAAGCTTAGAGAATATAAAATCATATAACTGTACCGAAGGTGGTGCTAGAATAGAAGGAACTATAGAAAGGCCGTTTTTAGAAGTAATGTATGAGCTATGCAAAGACAAAGAGATTAAAAAACTGCCTAATATCAAAAAAGACAGTGAAATGACGGTAAATAAAAACCTTTTAAAAGCTTATAAAGTCATACTTGCAAAGATAAAAGCTCAAAGTGAAGTCAAACAACAAATAGAAAAAGTCTTTTTAGAAGTGGTGCCTAGTATAGATAAATTGCTTGAGCTCAATAAAGAAAATAAAATAGAAAAAAAGCACTTTAATGAGCTTCTTAAAATAACAAAAAAGATAGATAAACTAAAAGATGTAATCGCAAAACGTAATTATCAAAAATATGTAGATAATATATTACAAATTTCAGTCTATTATCAAGAACTTGAGCTTGCAAAAATTTCTGTAGCACCAAGTGACACAACCATCCAAAAAACCAACAAGCTTCTTATGTGGGTAAATATGCACAAGTACTGGATGTTCTCCGCAGCTGGCGGACTAAATGCCGACATCGAAGTTACTAAAAAAGCTTCAAAAGCACTTGTTGCTGAGCTAAAAAAGAGAAAACTAATAACTAAAAATGAGATAGGAAAAGCAAAAGAAAATTTTATACTGAGTATATAA
- a CDS encoding flagellin B translates to MSFRINTNVNALNTHANAVSNNTDLSKSLNKLSSGLRIQTAADDASGLSIADSLRSQASALGQAIANGNDAIGIIQVADKAMDEQLKILDTIKTKATQSAQDGQTTQSRQALQADIVRLMEELDNIGNTTSFNGQQLLNGTFSNKEFQIGAYSNQTVKASIGATTSDKIGLTRFESSRLLTAMGTVNLKFLNVDGVNDVGVTAATISTGIGKGLGALAENINKVADRTGVRATADVTWKASAAIGGGLIQSLTINGVKIGDLEVKANDANGALVNAINSVKDQTGVEASVDAETGKMVLTSRDGRAIVASGKDISKGLGGKGAAAKGTSLTGFVGRLNLVRLDGRDIKLNAGGVAKLSLAFSANGGAQQSVSLRDIRGQIDKTLATAMGFQRMSGALSVAQSAGVMTLRGAMAVMSIAESAQKTLDQVRSDLGSVQNQLQATVNNITVTQVNVKSAESQIRDVDFASESANFSKHNILAQSGAYAMSQANSVQQNVMKLLQ, encoded by the coding sequence ATGAGTTTTCGTATTAACACAAACGTAAACGCACTTAACACACACGCTAACGCAGTTAGCAACAACACTGACCTATCTAAGTCACTTAACAAACTTAGCTCAGGTCTTAGGATTCAAACAGCTGCAGACGATGCTTCAGGTCTATCTATTGCAGATAGCTTAAGAAGTCAAGCTTCAGCTTTAGGTCAAGCTATTGCAAACGGTAATGATGCTATTGGTATCATTCAAGTTGCCGATAAAGCTATGGACGAGCAGCTAAAAATTCTTGATACTATCAAGACAAAAGCTACTCAATCAGCTCAAGACGGCCAAACAACTCAATCACGCCAAGCATTGCAAGCTGATATCGTTCGTCTAATGGAAGAGCTTGACAATATCGGTAACACTACTTCATTTAACGGTCAGCAACTACTAAACGGAACATTCTCTAATAAAGAATTCCAAATAGGTGCTTACTCAAACCAAACTGTTAAAGCAAGTATTGGTGCGACTACGTCTGATAAGATCGGTCTTACACGTTTTGAGAGTTCAAGACTACTTACAGCTATGGGTACAGTAAATCTTAAATTCTTAAACGTTGATGGTGTAAATGATGTTGGCGTTACAGCTGCTACTATCTCAACAGGTATCGGTAAAGGTCTTGGTGCTCTAGCTGAGAATATCAACAAAGTTGCTGATAGAACTGGTGTTAGAGCTACAGCTGACGTTACTTGGAAAGCAAGCGCTGCTATTGGCGGTGGTTTAATTCAGTCTTTAACAATCAACGGTGTTAAAATTGGTGATCTAGAGGTTAAAGCAAATGATGCAAACGGTGCACTTGTAAATGCTATCAACTCTGTAAAAGACCAAACTGGTGTTGAAGCTTCTGTTGATGCCGAAACTGGTAAAATGGTACTAACAAGCCGTGATGGCCGTGCTATCGTAGCTTCTGGTAAAGACATCTCAAAGGGTCTTGGCGGTAAAGGTGCAGCTGCTAAAGGTACATCTTTAACTGGATTTGTAGGTAGACTAAACCTAGTTCGTCTTGACGGTAGAGATATCAAGCTAAATGCTGGTGGTGTTGCTAAACTATCTCTAGCATTCTCTGCTAATGGTGGTGCTCAACAATCAGTATCACTAAGAGATATAAGAGGTCAAATAGATAAAACCCTAGCAACAGCTATGGGCTTCCAAAGAATGAGTGGAGCTTTATCAGTAGCTCAGTCTGCTGGTGTTATGACACTTCGCGGTGCGATGGCTGTTATGAGTATCGCTGAGTCTGCTCAAAAAACACTTGATCAAGTTCGTTCAGACCTTGGTTCAGTTCAAAACCAACTTCAAGCTACAGTTAATAACATAACTGTAACTCAAGTTAACGTAAAATCAGCAGAGTCTCAAATCAGAGACGTTGATTTTGCTAGTGAGTCTGCTAACTTCTCAAAACATAATATCCTAGCTCAATCAGGTGCTTATGCTATGAGTCAAGCAAACAGCGTACAACAAAACGTAATGAAGCTTCTACAATAG
- the pseI gene encoding pseudaminic acid synthase: protein MKIGNFDTYKKVFIIAELSANHSGSLKTAVDTIKAAKRAGADAIKLQTYTPDSLTLNSHLDDFVIKGGLWDGRNLYELYQEALTPKEWHAELFKVAKEEGLVCFSSPFCKEDANFLEQFNPPAYKIASFEVTDYDFVEFVAKKGKPIIISTGIAYEEEIQAVVQICKNAGNSDIALLKCTSSYPAQLNGMNLQTIADMRKKFGVEVGFSDHTLGVTAPVVAVSLGARIIEKHFILDKSVKSVDSAFSLDENEFALMTKCVREAEELLGVVNYELDEKAVLNRRFSRSLYASADIKKGENFSEQNIRSVRPGYGLHPKFLKELIGKKAKRDIKFSERLTKGDLI, encoded by the coding sequence ATGAAAATAGGAAATTTTGATACATACAAAAAGGTCTTTATAATAGCAGAGCTCTCTGCTAATCACAGCGGTAGCCTAAAAACGGCGGTAGATACGATAAAGGCGGCTAAGCGCGCTGGAGCTGACGCGATAAAGCTTCAGACATATACGCCTGATAGCCTGACTCTAAATTCGCACCTAGACGACTTTGTCATAAAAGGCGGACTTTGGGATGGGAGAAATTTATACGAGCTTTACCAAGAGGCGCTAACGCCAAAAGAGTGGCATGCTGAGCTTTTTAAAGTGGCAAAAGAGGAGGGGCTTGTCTGCTTTTCAAGCCCATTTTGTAAGGAGGACGCCAACTTTTTAGAGCAGTTTAACCCGCCAGCTTATAAGATCGCAAGTTTTGAGGTGACGGACTATGATTTTGTAGAATTTGTAGCCAAAAAAGGCAAGCCCATCATCATCTCAACTGGCATAGCCTACGAAGAAGAGATACAAGCCGTGGTGCAAATTTGCAAAAATGCAGGCAATAGCGATATCGCCCTTTTAAAATGCACTTCAAGCTACCCAGCACAGCTAAATGGTATGAATTTGCAAACGATAGCTGATATGAGAAAGAAATTTGGCGTAGAGGTCGGCTTTTCTGATCATACATTAGGCGTGACAGCTCCAGTTGTTGCGGTTAGTTTGGGTGCTAGGATAATTGAAAAGCATTTTATACTTGATAAAAGCGTAAAAAGCGTTGATAGCGCATTTAGTCTTGATGAGAACGAATTTGCTCTTATGACAAAATGCGTTAGAGAGGCCGAGGAGCTTTTGGGTGTGGTAAACTACGAGCTAGATGAAAAAGCGGTTTTAAATAGGAGATTTTCACGCTCACTTTATGCAAGCGCAGATATAAAAAAGGGTGAAAATTTTAGCGAGCAAAATATAAGGAGCGTGCGTCCAGGGTACGGCCTGCACCCTAAATTTTTAAAAGAGCTGATCGGCAAAAAAGCAAAAAGAGATATAAAATTTAGCGAGAGATTAACAAAGGGGGATTTGATATGA
- the pseC gene encoding UDP-4-amino-4,6-dideoxy-N-acetyl-beta-L-altrosamine transaminase — translation MIPYSRQQITEEDIKVVADALRDDILTGGQKVSKFEEELAKYVGVKHVVVMNSATSALHVAYLSLGVKEGYEVITTPITFAATANTALMAGAQVKFCDVKMDGNIDEEKIPALITPKTKVITAVDYGGNPVELDKIINLAKKHGIKVIDDASHALGSVQNGVKVGVKADISIFSFHPVKPITTLEGGALATNDDELARLARLYRSHGITKTKLWDSDMSLLGYNYRITDVACALGLSQLKRLDGFIAKRNEIAKFYDEKFSECEYFKTINIPANTTSSRHLYPVLLDEKFWDKKEQIFEALLQKGVGVQVHYKPTYKFSFYKALVGEISLPNAEKFYSAELSIPCHHGMSVDDAKFVASTLFDVLKSFSE, via the coding sequence ATGATCCCTTACAGCCGTCAGCAGATCACAGAAGAAGATATCAAGGTAGTAGCAGATGCACTAAGAGACGACATCTTAACAGGTGGTCAAAAGGTCAGTAAATTTGAAGAGGAGCTGGCAAAGTATGTTGGCGTAAAGCATGTTGTCGTCATGAACTCCGCCACTTCAGCTCTTCACGTAGCCTATCTTAGCCTTGGCGTAAAGGAGGGCTATGAAGTGATCACGACGCCTATCACTTTTGCAGCCACTGCAAATACAGCTTTGATGGCAGGAGCGCAGGTTAAATTTTGCGACGTTAAGATGGATGGCAACATCGATGAAGAGAAAATTCCAGCTCTTATCACACCAAAGACAAAGGTTATAACTGCGGTTGATTACGGCGGTAACCCCGTGGAGCTAGATAAGATCATAAATTTAGCCAAAAAACACGGCATAAAAGTGATAGATGACGCCTCTCACGCCCTTGGTAGCGTGCAAAACGGCGTAAAAGTTGGCGTTAAGGCTGATATTAGCATATTTAGCTTTCATCCAGTAAAGCCTATCACCACGCTTGAAGGCGGCGCGCTTGCTACAAACGACGATGAGCTAGCAAGGCTAGCAAGGCTATATAGAAGCCATGGCATCACTAAAACAAAGCTTTGGGATAGCGACATGAGCCTGCTTGGATACAACTACAGGATCACGGACGTGGCCTGCGCTTTGGGACTTAGCCAGCTAAAAAGGCTGGATGGCTTTATCGCTAAAAGAAATGAGATAGCTAAATTTTATGATGAGAAATTTAGTGAGTGTGAATACTTTAAAACTATAAATATCCCAGCAAATACAACTAGCTCAAGGCACCTATATCCAGTGCTTTTGGATGAGAAATTTTGGGATAAAAAAGAGCAAATTTTTGAAGCGCTCTTGCAAAAAGGCGTTGGCGTGCAGGTGCATTATAAACCAACATATAAATTTAGCTTTTATAAAGCGCTAGTTGGCGAAATTTCACTGCCAAATGCGGAGAAATTTTATAGCGCCGAGCTTAGTATCCCATGCCACCATGGCATGAGCGTGGATGATGCTAAATTTGTTGCAAGCACGCTTTTTGATGTGCTAAAAAGCTTTAGCGAGTAA
- the pseH gene encoding UDP-4-amino-4,6-dideoxy-N-acetyl-beta-L-altrosamine N-acetyltransferase, with amino-acid sequence MLELINFTSLSGEQKLMVLKWRNDERIAKFMKNKSVGKEEHFAFLERLKSIQDKIYFLVKDEGEFIGVVSFVDITKESCEFGVYKNPELKGVGKKLLDLIKDYAFFTLKVGSLKAKAYNNNKKALALYENFGFRIYAKDGEFSYLELKNKTD; translated from the coding sequence TTGCTTGAGCTTATAAATTTTACCTCGCTTAGTGGCGAGCAAAAACTGATGGTCTTAAAGTGGCGAAATGACGAGCGTATAGCCAAATTTATGAAAAACAAAAGCGTTGGCAAAGAGGAGCATTTTGCTTTTTTAGAGAGATTAAAGAGCATTCAAGATAAGATCTACTTTTTAGTAAAAGACGAGGGTGAATTTATCGGAGTGGTGAGCTTCGTTGATATAACGAAAGAGAGTTGCGAATTTGGCGTTTATAAAAACCCAGAGCTAAAAGGAGTGGGTAAAAAGCTGCTTGATCTCATAAAAGACTACGCTTTTTTTACATTAAAAGTTGGCTCGCTAAAGGCAAAAGCTTATAATAACAACAAAAAAGCGCTCGCACTTTATGAAAATTTTGGCTTTAGGATCTATGCAAAAGATGGTGAGTTTAGCTATCTTGAGCTAAAAAATAAAACGGACTAG
- the pseF gene encoding pseudaminic acid cytidylyltransferase, which produces MICIIPARGGSKRIPGKNIKDFLGKPLIAYSIEAALNSKVFSEVIVSTDDEMIANVAREFGAIVPFFRDANLSDDYATSTDVIKDAIRRVKSSFSDVCCLYATAPLITAEILKEAAGEFKRQECKFLFSATAFDFPIQRAIKLDENARVSMFYPQFEKTRSQDLEPAFHDAGAFYFGKKEAWLECSALFTPHSKAYLLPRNLVCDIDTLEDFEFAKKLYLINNGKI; this is translated from the coding sequence ATGATCTGCATCATCCCAGCAAGAGGCGGTAGCAAGAGAATACCTGGCAAAAATATAAAAGACTTTTTAGGCAAGCCCTTAATCGCATATAGCATCGAGGCTGCACTAAATTCTAAAGTTTTTAGCGAAGTGATCGTAAGCACTGATGATGAAATGATCGCAAATGTGGCTAGAGAATTTGGAGCTATCGTGCCATTTTTTAGAGATGCAAACCTAAGCGATGACTACGCGACAAGTACTGATGTGATAAAAGACGCGATAAGACGCGTAAAATCTAGCTTTAGTGACGTCTGCTGCCTTTATGCCACAGCACCGCTTATAACGGCTGAAATTTTAAAAGAGGCCGCAGGAGAGTTTAAAAGGCAGGAATGTAAATTTTTATTTTCAGCGACTGCGTTTGATTTTCCTATACAAAGGGCGATAAAACTTGACGAAAATGCTAGAGTTAGCATGTTTTATCCGCAGTTTGAAAAGACACGCTCGCAAGATCTTGAGCCTGCGTTTCATGACGCTGGGGCATTTTATTTTGGTAAAAAAGAGGCTTGGCTGGAGTGCAGTGCTTTGTTTACACCACACTCAAAGGCATATTTATTGCCAAGAAATTTAGTCTGCGACATCGACACACTAGAGGATTTTGAGTTTGCTAAGAAGCTTTATTTGATAAATAATGGAAAGATTTGA
- the dcd gene encoding dCTP deaminase has protein sequence MGLKSDSWIRKMSVEKNMIVPFAEEQVGRGVVSYGVSSYGYDIRVGDEFKIFTNIGGTVVDPKNFDEKNVVDFKGDVCIVPPNSFALARTIEYFNMPDNVLAICLGKSTYARCGIIVNVTPFEPGFKGHITIEISNTTPLPAKIYANEGIAQVLFIEGDEPCEVTYADKNGKYQAQEGITLPRILK, from the coding sequence ATGGGTTTAAAGTCAGACTCTTGGATAAGAAAAATGTCGGTTGAGAAAAATATGATAGTGCCATTTGCCGAGGAGCAGGTCGGACGCGGCGTCGTTAGCTACGGCGTTTCTAGCTACGGCTACGATATCCGCGTTGGTGATGAGTTTAAAATTTTTACAAACATCGGCGGTACCGTGGTAGATCCCAAAAATTTCGACGAGAAAAACGTAGTGGATTTTAAGGGCGACGTCTGCATCGTACCGCCAAATTCTTTTGCTCTAGCGCGCACGATCGAGTACTTTAACATGCCTGATAACGTGCTAGCGATCTGCCTTGGCAAAAGCACCTACGCAAGGTGCGGCATCATCGTAAACGTCACGCCTTTTGAGCCTGGATTTAAGGGACACATCACGATAGAAATTTCAAACACGACACCACTTCCTGCGAAAATTTATGCAAATGAGGGTATCGCGCAGGTGCTATTTATCGAGGGTGATGAGCCTTGCGAGGTAACCTATGCTGACAAAAATGGTAAATACCAAGCCCAAGAAGGCATCACGCTGCCTAGAATTTTGAAGTAA